The following proteins are co-located in the Legionella busanensis genome:
- the purM gene encoding phosphoribosylformylglycinamidine cyclo-ligase, which produces MTSIDYKAAGVDVDAGNQAVFAIKNAVESTFSPQVLTNIGSFGAMYDLKSLLEKYEHPVLVQSIDGVGTKMMVAKMMQKFDTIGMDLVSATANDIIVLGAKPLTLLDYIANDKLKPEIIEQIIKGIVVGCLENDISLIGGETAEMPGTYLPGEHDLVGVVTGVVEKEKAILGHAIQSGDVIATLPSSGLHTNGYSLARKLLFEVAGYTVDSYVDDLSQTVGEALLTPHVNYTKPILSALHKGISINGMAHITGGGLLENIPRVLPADCSVEINKQKIPSQALFHLLRDLGHLSDNQMYRTFNMGAGLVVFLSADNFVALSEFLQAEFPSFPLYEIGRVVSGRPEVKLL; this is translated from the coding sequence ATGACTAGTATTGATTATAAAGCAGCTGGTGTTGATGTTGATGCGGGTAATCAAGCCGTTTTTGCTATTAAAAATGCTGTAGAAAGTACGTTTTCGCCGCAGGTCTTAACTAATATTGGCAGTTTTGGGGCAATGTATGACCTAAAATCACTTTTAGAAAAATACGAGCATCCCGTGTTAGTTCAGAGTATTGATGGGGTCGGAACTAAAATGATGGTTGCTAAAATGATGCAAAAATTCGATACCATTGGTATGGATTTAGTAAGTGCTACGGCCAATGACATCATTGTTTTAGGTGCAAAACCGCTTACTCTATTAGATTATATTGCAAATGATAAGTTAAAGCCTGAAATTATTGAACAAATTATTAAGGGTATAGTAGTAGGTTGCCTTGAGAATGATATTTCCTTAATAGGCGGTGAAACTGCTGAAATGCCTGGTACCTATTTACCTGGTGAACATGATTTAGTAGGCGTTGTTACAGGTGTTGTTGAAAAAGAGAAAGCTATTTTAGGGCATGCTATTCAATCTGGTGATGTTATTGCAACGCTTCCTTCGAGTGGTTTACATACTAATGGCTATTCTCTTGCTAGAAAGTTATTGTTTGAAGTAGCAGGGTATACTGTTGATTCTTATGTTGATGATTTAAGTCAGACGGTAGGCGAGGCATTGTTAACTCCTCATGTAAATTACACAAAACCTATTTTAAGTGCTCTACACAAAGGAATCTCTATAAACGGCATGGCTCATATAACAGGCGGCGGCTTACTTGAAAATATACCTCGTGTACTACCTGCAGATTGTTCTGTAGAAATTAATAAACAAAAAATTCCTTCCCAGGCTTTATTTCATTTACTACGAGACTTAGGGCATTTGAGTGATAACCAAATGTACAGAACCTTTAATATGGGAGCAGGTTTAGTAGTATTTTTATCAGCTGATAATTTTGTTGCTTTAAGTGAGTTTTTACAAGCTGAATTTCCATCTTTTCCACTTTATGAAATAGGCCGAGTTGTTTCAGGTAGGCCCGAGGTGAAGCTGTTATGA
- the purL gene encoding phosphoribosylformylglycinamidine synthase subunit PurL: MQEVPSFFDFTSLSSQEIAHLLNKFNVRLTVDEALFIQNSLLKRPPTYAECILWSIQGSEHCSYKSSRKYLSQFVTSAPHVILGPKEDAGIVSVATDHQGHRYGIVVSHESHNHPSQLVPYEGAATGVGGNVRDVSCMGAEVIAVADSLRFGDINKTKTNWITEGVIQGIAGYANPLGIPNIAGDTYFDDAYNDNCLVTLVTLGVVREDQVIHSYVPPNAKNYKFILVGKPTDNSGFGGAAFASANLDVAQEEDNKGAVQEPNAFLQRHILKANYALFEWLREKNLINQVGFKDLGAGGIACASVELADAGGYGAEINLNLVPTSIDGLLPAVILCSETQERFMWAVPEHLVPIILEHYNNRFALPDICDNACATVIGDLRHDGLYVVRYEDEPIVSAKAQDITQGILYDRPYEYKKDINPEPSNIDANDLNAILLKLLAHENIASRAPIYERYDKQVQGRAVIESGCADAGVIAPFNEDKYPPEIQLTGIALSLDHNPRYNKIDAYWGAVNAVCESVRNIIAVGAWPLSLTDCLCFGNPEKLNQMGEFVESVRGIVDACNAVQWPDDPQTTLPIISGNVSLYNESEQGAIPPSPIISCLGLLTDYRDALTYDLKQLDSALLLVGERKDECGGSVYYQLFNSFGNQLPKPDLNSFNQEITAVFSAIKSGLILSAHDISEGGVGVTLAEMSFKNNIGIDIELAGPLPLEKKLFSETGGFILEVAQKDLSVIEEIFNNFSVPCQNIGKTTREPILKINGQLHLAINLAKTAWQQGLREKLT; encoded by the coding sequence ATGCAAGAAGTACCTAGTTTTTTTGATTTTACCTCGCTTTCTTCACAAGAAATTGCTCACCTGCTTAATAAATTTAATGTGCGCTTAACTGTTGATGAAGCTCTTTTTATCCAAAATTCACTACTTAAGCGGCCACCAACCTACGCCGAATGCATACTTTGGTCTATCCAAGGATCAGAGCATTGCTCGTATAAAAGTAGTCGTAAATATTTAAGTCAATTTGTAACTTCCGCACCGCATGTTATCTTAGGTCCAAAAGAGGATGCAGGTATCGTCTCTGTAGCCACTGATCATCAAGGCCACCGCTATGGGATTGTTGTTAGCCACGAATCTCATAATCATCCCTCACAACTTGTACCTTATGAAGGTGCGGCAACGGGTGTTGGAGGTAATGTCCGTGATGTAAGTTGTATGGGCGCAGAGGTTATAGCAGTCGCTGACAGTTTACGCTTTGGTGATATTAATAAAACGAAAACTAACTGGATCACAGAAGGCGTTATTCAGGGTATTGCAGGTTATGCAAATCCCTTAGGTATACCTAATATAGCAGGAGATACTTATTTTGATGATGCCTATAATGACAATTGTTTAGTTACCTTAGTAACGCTCGGTGTTGTTCGGGAAGATCAAGTCATTCATTCTTATGTACCGCCTAATGCTAAAAACTATAAATTCATATTAGTAGGTAAACCTACAGATAATAGTGGTTTTGGTGGTGCAGCTTTCGCCTCTGCTAACCTAGATGTTGCCCAAGAAGAAGACAATAAAGGCGCAGTTCAGGAACCTAATGCTTTTTTACAACGACATATTCTTAAAGCAAATTATGCGTTGTTTGAATGGCTGCGGGAAAAAAACCTTATTAATCAAGTTGGTTTTAAGGATTTAGGTGCCGGTGGTATTGCCTGCGCATCAGTTGAACTAGCAGATGCAGGCGGATATGGTGCTGAAATTAATCTAAATTTAGTACCTACAAGCATAGATGGGCTCTTGCCTGCTGTTATTTTATGTTCAGAAACCCAAGAGCGATTTATGTGGGCAGTGCCTGAACATTTAGTGCCAATTATCCTAGAGCATTATAATAACCGTTTCGCCTTACCTGATATTTGTGATAATGCCTGTGCAACCGTTATTGGTGATTTACGTCATGATGGATTATATGTTGTTCGTTATGAGGACGAGCCTATTGTTTCAGCAAAAGCGCAAGATATTACCCAAGGCATTCTTTACGATAGACCCTATGAGTATAAAAAGGATATAAACCCTGAGCCAAGTAATATAGATGCGAATGATTTAAACGCTATTTTGTTAAAACTATTAGCTCATGAAAATATTGCATCACGTGCGCCAATTTATGAACGCTATGATAAACAAGTTCAAGGCAGAGCAGTTATTGAATCAGGTTGTGCTGATGCTGGCGTTATTGCTCCTTTTAATGAGGATAAATATCCACCTGAAATTCAGTTAACTGGTATTGCTTTATCGCTTGATCACAATCCTCGGTATAACAAAATTGATGCTTATTGGGGCGCTGTTAATGCTGTTTGTGAATCAGTACGAAATATTATTGCAGTCGGCGCATGGCCTTTATCGCTCACAGATTGTTTGTGTTTTGGAAATCCCGAAAAACTTAATCAAATGGGTGAATTTGTTGAATCAGTAAGGGGCATTGTTGATGCTTGTAATGCAGTACAATGGCCTGATGACCCACAGACGACACTTCCTATTATTTCTGGCAATGTATCGCTTTATAATGAATCAGAGCAGGGCGCTATTCCGCCAAGCCCCATTATTAGCTGTTTAGGCTTATTAACTGATTATCGCGATGCTTTAACCTATGATTTAAAACAGCTTGACTCAGCATTATTATTAGTTGGTGAGCGTAAGGATGAATGCGGAGGGAGTGTTTATTATCAATTGTTTAATAGCTTTGGTAATCAATTACCAAAGCCCGATTTAAACTCGTTTAATCAAGAAATCACAGCCGTTTTTTCTGCCATTAAAAGTGGTCTAATCTTATCAGCACATGATATTTCTGAAGGTGGCGTAGGCGTTACACTTGCTGAGATGAGTTTTAAAAACAATATTGGTATTGATATAGAATTAGCAGGTCCTTTGCCTCTTGAGAAAAAGCTTTTTTCTGAAACAGGCGGGTTTATTCTTGAAGTAGCACAAAAAGATTTATCAGTAATTGAAGAGATTTTTAATAATTTCTCAGTACCCTGTCAAAATATAGGTAAAACAACAAGAGAGCCTATTCTTAAAATAAATGGTCAATTGCATTTAGCTATTAACCTTGCCAAAACTGCTTGGCAACAAGGCTTAAGGGAGAAATTAACCTAA